A segment of the Xenopus tropicalis strain Nigerian chromosome 6, UCB_Xtro_10.0, whole genome shotgun sequence genome:
ctccctgatccctcccccttacaccctgatccctccccctaacaccctgatcccttccccctaactccctgattccttccccctaactccctgatccctcccccctaactccctgatcccttccccctaactcccttatccctcccccctaactccctgccCCCTGATTCCTGATCCCTAAGGGGGTATCTTGGCATAGTGCCCTCTCCTCACTGCGCCCCCTGCTGAGCAGAATGAATATAATGGGACAGTACTTGGCTCTGTAAGGGAACATTATGGGGTCAGTATTGCTGTGCCAGGCCCCAGGGTACCATGGGTAAGTGCCCGGCTGCGCCCCTGGGGCAGGTAGGTCCCTCTCTCACCCAAACAAGACACGGCTGGTCCCGTAGCGCCGGGATCCCAGAGGGAGAGAAGGGAAATAAAactctatttatataaataataaaagttgCACCAAGTTAGTTCAGAAAAACAACTCATCGCTACTTGtgttactcacccccccccccccccactaattaCATTCTATTGTCTCATTGCAGAGTCGGGAGAGGACGATGTGGCCCCTCAGTGTTTCCCTCCTGTTCCTCCTGTCACTCTCCCTGTTCCACTATTCACTCGCAGGTAAGTACTTGGGATTCACATGGTCACTGCTGGGTGGGGGGATAGGGCCTTGGGCCAGTCAGcactgggtgtgggggggggtaataggGCATTGGGCCAATCAGCACTGGGTGGGGGGGTAATAGGGCGTTGGGCCAGTCAGCACTGGGTGGGGGGGTAATAGGGCGTTGGGCCAATCAGCACTGGGTGGGGGGGTAATAGGGCGTTGGGCCAGTCAGCACTGGGTGGGGGGGTAATAGGGCGTTGGGCCAGTcagcactgggtgggggggggtaataggGCGTTGGGCCAGTCAGCACTGGGTGGGGGGTAATAGGGCGTTGGGCCAGTcagcactgggtggggggggggggtaatagggcGTTGGGCCAGTcagcactgggtggggggggggaatagggcGTTGGGCCAGTcagcactgtgtgggggggggggaatagggcGTTGGGCCAGTcagcactgggtgggggggggaatagggCGTTGGGCCAGTcagcactgggtggggggggggaatagggcGTTGGGCCAGTcagcactgtgtgggggggggtaataggGCGTTGGGCCAGTcagcactgggtggggggggggaatagggcGTTGGGCCAGTcagcactgggtggggggggggtaatagggcTTTGGGCCAGTcagcactgggtggggggggtaaTAGGGCATTGGGCCAGTcagcactgggtggggggggggtaatagggcGTTGGGCCAgtcagcactggggggggggcagggccttGGGCCAGTCAGcactgggtgtgggggggggtaataggGCGTTGGGCCAGTcagcactgggtgggggggggtaataggGCGTTGGGCCAgtcagcactggggggggggatagggcgTTGGGCCAgtcagcactggggggggggggaagggccTTGGGCCAGTcagcactgggtggggggggaatAGGGCCTTGGGCCAgtcagcactggggggggggggaagggccTTGGGCCAGTCAGcactgggtgtggggggggcagggccttGGGCCAGTCAGcactgggtgtggggggggcagggccttGGGCCAGTCACTAGGAGTTTCCAATTTCCTTTCCCTGAATGGGGCAAGAGTTCTCTTCTGttcattgtggggggggggggcattacacaGCTGTTATTTTATGAAAGGGAAACAGGATCCCCCCACTGGATAAAAGTCAGCCCTCGTGCCCACTCCCAGAATGCTGAGCTGCCCCAGTGGCATTGGTCGCCCCCTTGTGTCTCAGGTTGATAACGATGATCATGGGGCAGGTCTGTGATCGCTGGCGCCGAGCCTCGGAACCGGAATCCCCCTTTCCATTATGCCCCCCTGCTTTGTGCCCACAATACCCCCCCAATGCTTTACCCCACAGACTCGGTCTCGTCGGCGGTACTCGGCTCCAGCGCCAGGCTGCTCTGCCAGTTCACACCAGTAGTTGATGCCAAGAATGTGGAGATCCGGTGGTTCACGCGCTCGTTCCGCCCCTACGTGCACCAGTATAAGAACGGGGAGGACAATTACAGGGAACAGATGGAGGAATTCCGGGGCCGGACCGAGTTCCTTAAACAAGACATCACCCAGGGGGTCGGGACCCTAATCATCAGCAACGTCACCCTGGCCGACGAGGGGCGCTACAGCTGCTTCTATGAGTTCGACAACCGCCAGGGGGAGGTGCACGTGGAGCTGAAGGTCGCAGGTGAGTGGCCAACGGGACCAGCACCATAAATAGTGGCCCATTTTCCTGAGAGGGAATGGCGCCCCCATATACAAAAGGCTAATAGGGCACCTCCATCGCTCTGTGTGATTAGTGAGACCAAGGGGAGAGGcaagagacgggggggggggggtagctgaGAAACAAGAATTTGCCCAGGACCCATAGCCAAATTGCTTCAATGGGCCAGAGAGCAGGCAGCGCAACATTGGCCAAACTGACTACCGATTCCTGGACCTTCCTGCCCTCTGCCAACCCCAGTACCAATGAGGGGCTCCCCTGTTACCCACCAACCCCAGTACGAATGAGGGCTCCCCTGTTACCCACCAACCCCAGTACCAATGAGGGGCTCCCCTGTTACCCACCAACCCCAGTAGCACTGAGGTGTCTCCAATTACCCACCAACCCCAGTAGCACTGAGGTGTCTCCAATTACCCACCAACCCCAGTAGCACTGAGGTGTCTCCAATTACCCACCAACCCCAGTACCAATGAGGGGCTCCCCTGTTACCCACCAACCCCAGTATCACTGAGGGCTCCCCTGTTACCCACCAACCCCAGTAGCACCGAGGGCTCCCCTGTTACCCACCAACCCCAGTAGCACCGAGGGCTCCCCTGTTACCCACCAACCCCAGTAGCACCGAGGGCTCCCCTGTTACCGACCAACCCCAGTAGCACTGAGGGCTCTCCTGTTACCCACCAACCCCAGTACCAATGAGGGGCTCCCTTGTTACCCACCAACCCCAGTAGCACTGAGGGGCTCTCCTGTTACCCACCAACCCCAGTAGCACTAAGGGCTCCTGTTACCTACCAACCCCAGTAGTTACCCACAATAGCGAAAGTGCAAATACCTCTCCCGCCATGTTTACCTTGCGTGGGCCCCAATAGTATTGAACTATTTGTCCTAGCGTGCTGTCcaggggggagagaggggcaaaTAGAGAAAATGAATGGGTAATGGGGAGAGCAGGGCTAATGCAGTGGCAAAGGAAAGTACCCAGAGAGCAAAAAGATCCAGGGGGCAAAACAAAAATATGGGAGGTGCTGAATATGGAAGACGAGCCTGAGGGAAAGGGGCAAATGTAGCAGAAAGTGAAAGAGCAGAACAAACACAAATGGTAAATTCCCCTTCTCTTCCAGCCATGGGCCTGAACCCCCTCATTTCCATTGAAGATTACCAGCAAGGGGAAATAACCCTGAGGTGTGAGTCCAGCGGTTGGTATCCGGCGCCGGCGGCCACGTGGCAGGATGAGTCCGGTAACAACATGAAGTCCTCAGTGGAGATAAATAATAACGAAGAGACCGGTCTGTTCCACGTGAAAACGGCTCTGCGCGTAGCGAGCGACTCCGCGGTGTCCTGCCACGTGCGCAACGACCTGCTCGGCGCCGGCAAACAATCTTCTGTCCAGTTTGCAGGTGAGTCGAGATCCCAGTCAGTCCAATGGGGCCACTTACCTTACAGAGACACCGCCCAATGAGAATGGAACAAGAACCTTTGGGCCCAGAGCCAATCGCCGTGCCAACGTGTGACTTGTTGTTATTCCTTTGTGTTATGGTGAGGCAGCGTGTTAGTAATGGGTCACTTACTGGCACAACTGGATCAGGGAACCTCCTGGGATGAACCATTTCTGTACATTAGAAGTTACTGTTTGTGTTTCCAGGTTCCTTTTACTGGAGAGTCGATCGCAGTGGCATCTCCCGCTTTATCATGATGGCGGCCAGTCTGGTGGTGATGGTGATTGTCATAATCGTGACCCCCATGATAACTATCCGCTTCCAGAGAATAAGTAAGTATCCGGGGTAACAAGTCCGCTCTGGCCAATCACAACTAACCATTGATTAATAACCTGCTCATTACCGAAGTGGGAAATGATGGTGTGGGGCAGGGCGGCCAATATGCTGCTCTCCTACATTAACCTCTCACTGGAGTAAAGTAAACTGCCTCCCCCTCTCAGTTTATATTCTGGGCACATACAGTGCAGACAGGTTGGTACAACCAGAACTTAGAACCAAATGGGGATTTCATGGTGTCACAACCCATCTGTGAGCGCCAAGAGATTCTCTAGCAGTAGCCCTGAAGCCAAGCcgtttttttatttctgtttccaaaaCTCTTTGCTGTGAGGCCAGTGATGCTGAGTCCTCTGTCTTGATGTGTTCAGGCTACAGAGAGGGATAGAAAATAGGGCCCATCAAATCTATACCCAACCCTACCAAACCCTTCTCAACCCTACCAAACCCAACTCAACCCTACCAAACCCTTCTCAACCCTACCAAACCCTTCTCAACCCTACCAAACCCAGCCCTACCAAACCCTTCTCAACCCTACCAAACCCAACTCAACCCTACCAAACCCTTCTCAACCCTACCAAACCCAGCCCTACCAAACCCTTCTCAACCCTACCAAACCCAACTCAACCCTACCAAACCCTTCTCAACCCTACCAAACCCAGCCCTACCAAACCCTTCTCAACCCTACCAAACCCTTCTCAACCCTACCAAACCCAGCCCTACCAAACCCTTCTCAACCCTACCAAACCCAGCCCTACCAAACCCTTCTCAACCCTACCAAACCCAGCCCTACCAAACCCTTCTCAACCCTACCAAACCCAACCCTACCAAACCCTTCTCAACCCTACCAAACCCAACTCAACCCTACCAAACCCTTCTCAACCCTACCAAACCCAGCCCTACCAAACCCTTCTCAACCCTACAAAACCCAGCCCTACCAAACCCTTCTCAACCCTACCAAACCCAACCCAAACCTACCAAACCCAACACTACCAAACCCAGCCCTACCAAACCCTTCTCAACCCTACCAAACCCAACCCGACCCTACCAAACCCAGCCCTACCAAACCCAACCCTACCAAACCCAACCCTACCAAACCCAAACCTTACAAACCCTACCCAACCAAACCCTACAAACCCTACCCTATCAAACCCTACC
Coding sequences within it:
- the LOC100486763 gene encoding butyrophilin subfamily 3 member A2, which translates into the protein MWPLSVSLLFLLSLSLFHYSLADSVSSAVLGSSARLLCQFTPVVDAKNVEIRWFTRSFRPYVHQYKNGEDNYREQMEEFRGRTEFLKQDITQGVGTLIISNVTLADEGRYSCFYEFDNRQGEVHVELKVAAMGLNPLISIEDYQQGEITLRCESSGWYPAPAATWQDESGNNMKSSVEINNNEETGLFHVKTALRVASDSAVSCHVRNDLLGAGKQSSVQFAGSFYWRVDRSGISRFIMMAASLVVMVIVIIVTPMITIRFQRIKKLQSEIGSLKSQVSKFWDRVDGAWCKVDTRLGQVGEDRNRINIMKNCLCANKVSVMLDRGTAPAELQVEENGRSVKRPTPLDPKPENSKDGFDSCVIGTVGFTSGKHCWEVEIQDRYCSIGVAQGPQQGVVALQLYDLGHKIHLGLESDQTYRLYVLLDYEGDSVTVFRADMIKWITEKKEFKGTVYPFFEVLSSNPISLSE